A single genomic interval of Macaca nemestrina isolate mMacNem1 chromosome 14, mMacNem.hap1, whole genome shotgun sequence harbors:
- the LOC105491848 gene encoding prorelaxin isoform X2 has translation MPRLFLFHLLGVCLLLNQFSRAVAAKWMDDVIKACGRELVRAQIAICGKSTLGKRSLNQEDAPLKPRPAAEIVPSLINQDTETINMMSEFVANLPQELKLTLSERQPALSELQQHVPVLKDSNLSFEEFKKIIRKRQSEATDSSPSELKSLGLDTHSRRKRQLYMTLSNKCCHIGCTKKSLAKFC, from the exons ATGCCTCGCCTGTTCTTGTTTCATCTGCTAGGAGTCTGTTTACTACTGAACCAATTTTCCAGAGCAGTCGCGGCCAAATGGATGGACGACGTTATTAAAGCATGCGGCCGCGAATTAGTTCGCGCCCAGATTGCCATTTGCGGCAAGAGCACCTTGGGCAAAAGGTCTCTGAACCAGGAAGATGCTCCGCTGAAACCTAGACCAGCGGCAG aaATTGTGCCATCCCTCATCAACCAAGATACAGAAACCATAAATATGATGTCAGAATTTGTTGCTAATTTGCCACAGGAGCTGAAGTTAACCCTGTCTGAGAGGCAGCCAGCATTATCAGAGCTACAACAACATGTACCTGTATTAAAAGATTCCAATCTTAGCTTTgaagaatttaagaaaattattcgCAAGAGACAAAGTGAAGCCACAGACAGCAGTCCTTCAGAATTAAAATCCTTAGGCTTGGATACTCATTCTCGAAGAAAGAGACAACTCTACATGACATTGTCTAATAAATGTTGCCATATTGGTTGTACCAAAAAATCTCTTGCTAAATTTTGCTGA
- the LOC105491848 gene encoding prorelaxin isoform X1, translating to MDHIKFREEIVPSLINQDTETINMMSEFVANLPQELKLTLSERQPALSELQQHVPVLKDSNLSFEEFKKIIRKRQSEATDSSPSELKSLGLDTHSRRKRQLYMTLSNKCCHIGCTKKSLAKFC from the exons ATGGATCATATTAAATTCAGAGAAG aaATTGTGCCATCCCTCATCAACCAAGATACAGAAACCATAAATATGATGTCAGAATTTGTTGCTAATTTGCCACAGGAGCTGAAGTTAACCCTGTCTGAGAGGCAGCCAGCATTATCAGAGCTACAACAACATGTACCTGTATTAAAAGATTCCAATCTTAGCTTTgaagaatttaagaaaattattcgCAAGAGACAAAGTGAAGCCACAGACAGCAGTCCTTCAGAATTAAAATCCTTAGGCTTGGATACTCATTCTCGAAGAAAGAGACAACTCTACATGACATTGTCTAATAAATGTTGCCATATTGGTTGTACCAAAAAATCTCTTGCTAAATTTTGCTGA